One genomic window of Vicugna pacos chromosome 18, VicPac4, whole genome shotgun sequence includes the following:
- the LOC140686902 gene encoding adenylate cyclase type 1-like codes for MERVKLDNKRILFNLLLAHVTQHFFMANPQNTVRPCVSSRLGALAAFPVEALGVPDEIDYRSCDDFVLRAGFVGALWISPWR; via the exons ATGGAGAGGGTGAAGCTGGACAACAAGAGGATCCTCTTCAACCTCCTGCTGGCCCACGTCACCCAGCACTTCTTCATGGCCAACCCCCAGAACACG GTCAGGCCGTGCGTCTCCTCCCGCCTCGGCGCGTTGGCAGCCTTCCCCGTGGAGGCGCTCGGCGTCCCGGACGAGATCGACTACCGGTCCTGCGACGACTTCGTGCTCCGTGCAG GTTTTGTTGGGGCTCTCTGGATTTCACCCTGGAGATGA